The Monodelphis domestica isolate mMonDom1 chromosome 7, mMonDom1.pri, whole genome shotgun sequence genome window below encodes:
- the RHOA gene encoding transforming protein RhoA: protein MAAIRKKLVIVGDGACGKTCLLIVFSKDQFPEVYVPTVFENYVADIEVDGKQVELALWDTAGQEDYDRLRPLSYPDTDVILMCFSIDSPDSLENIPEKWTPEVKHFCPNVPIILVGNKKDLRNDEHTRRELAKMKQEPVKPEEGRDMANRIGAFGYMECSAKTKDGVREVFEMATRAALQARRGKKKSGCLVL, encoded by the exons ATGGCCGCCATCCGAAAAAAGTTGGTTATAGTTGGTGACGGTGCATGTGGGAAGACATGCTTGCTGATTGTATTTAGCAAAGACCAGTTCCCTGAAGTTTATGTGCCCACCGTGTTTGAAAATTATGTAGCAGATATTGAAGTGGATGGAAAACAG GTAGAGTTGGCTTTGTGGGACACAGCTGGTCAAGAAGATTATGATCGCCTTAGACCTCTTTCCTACCCAGATACTGATGTTATACTTATGTGTTTTTCCATCGATAGCCCTGATAGTTTAG AAAACATCCCAGAGAAGTGGACCCCAGAGGTGAAGCATTTCTGTCCCAACGTGCCCATTATCCTGGTTGGGAACAAGAAGGATCTTCGAAATGATGAGCACACAAGGCGGGAACTGGCCAAGATGAAACAG GAGCCGGTGAAACCTGAAGAAGGCAGAGATATGGCAAATCGAATTGGTGCATTTGGGTATATGGAGTGTTCAGCAAAGACCAAAGACGGTGTGAGGGAGGTTTTTGAAATGGCCACAAGAGCGGCTTTGCAAGCCAGACGTGGAAAGAAAAAATCCGGGTGCCTTGTCTTATAA
- the GPX1 gene encoding glutathione peroxidase 1 encodes MCAARSVHAFSARLLGSGELLSLASLRGKVLLIENVASLUGTTIRDYTQMNELQKRHGGRGFMVLGFPCNQFGHQENAKNEEILNSLKFVRPGSGFEPNFMLFEKCEVNGEKAHPLFTFLREALPAPSDDTNSLMTDPKLIIWSPVCRNDISWNFEKFLVGPDGVPVKRYSRRFETINIEKDIEDLLTKTPKEV; translated from the exons ATGTGCGCCGCGCGCTCCGTGCACGCCTTCTCGGCTCGCCTACTGGGCAGCGGAGAGCTGCTGAGCCTGGCCTCGCTGCGGGGCAAGGTCCTGCTCATCGAGAATGTGGCGTCTCTCTGAGGCACCACCATCCGCGACTACACGCAGATGAACGAGCTGCAGAAGCGCCACGGGGGTCGCGGCTTCATGGTGCTCGGCTTTCCCTGCAACCAGTTCGGCCACCAG GAGAATGCTAAGAATGAGGAGATCCTGAATTCTTTGAAATTCGTCCGACCTGGCTCTGGGTTTGAGCCCAACTTCATGCTCTTTGAGAAGTGTgaggtgaatggagagaaggctCACCCTCTCTTCACCTTCCTCCGGGAGGCACTGCCAGCCCCAAGCGATGATACCAATTCCCTGATGACCGACCCCAAGCTCATCATCTGGTCTCCAGTGTGCAGGAATGACATCTCTTGGAATTTTGAGAAGTTCCTTGTGGGTCCCGATGGCGTGCCAGTGAAGAGGTACAGCAGGCGATTTGAAACCATCAACATTGAAAAGGATATCGAGGATCTTCTGACGAAGACGCCCAAGGAGGTCTAA